In Mycobacterium sp. JS623, one genomic interval encodes:
- a CDS encoding ArsR/SmtB family transcription factor has product MRNAAELPTGGDADIAAVASLLADPARCKVLLALDDGRALPASVLADEAGISRPTASSHLNKLTTAGLLTLENHGRHRYYRLSGPEVGELLERLGRLAPSRPVRSLREATRAARLRSARTCYDHVAGRLGVAVMGSLLDRGALVGGDGRYDPQRDGHDSLSKPGHDVHYELTESGRDFLTGVGVEMPTGKRPLVRYCVDWTEQRHHLSGGLGRAVFDRFLSAGWVKRVPRGRALTVTDDGRTALADVFDIDWSV; this is encoded by the coding sequence ATGCGTAACGCTGCCGAGCTGCCGACGGGCGGTGACGCCGACATTGCCGCGGTGGCCTCGCTGCTGGCCGACCCGGCCCGGTGCAAGGTGCTGCTCGCGCTCGACGACGGACGCGCGCTGCCGGCCAGCGTGCTCGCCGACGAAGCCGGCATCAGTAGGCCGACCGCCAGCAGTCACCTCAACAAGCTGACCACCGCCGGCCTGTTGACCCTCGAGAACCACGGCAGGCACCGCTATTACCGGCTGTCCGGTCCTGAGGTCGGCGAGCTGCTGGAGCGGTTGGGACGCCTCGCGCCGTCGCGTCCCGTCCGATCGCTGCGCGAAGCCACCCGTGCGGCGCGGCTGCGCTCGGCCCGCACCTGCTATGACCATGTCGCGGGCCGTCTCGGGGTGGCCGTCATGGGCAGCCTGCTGGACCGCGGGGCGCTCGTCGGCGGCGACGGACGCTATGACCCGCAGCGCGACGGCCACGACTCACTGAGCAAGCCTGGCCACGACGTGCACTACGAGCTGACCGAATCCGGCCGCGACTTCCTCACCGGCGTCGGTGTCGAAATGCCAACGGGCAAAAGGCCTCTCGTGCGCTACTGCGTGGACTGGACCGAGCAGCGCCACCACCTATCGGGTGGACTGGGGCGTGCAGTGTTCGATCGCTTTCTGTCCGCAGGTTGGGTGAAACGTGTGCCACGTGGACGTGCGCTCACCGTCACCGACGACGGCCGCACTGCCCTTGCCGACGTGTTCGACATCGACTGGAGCGTCTAG
- a CDS encoding MFS transporter, giving the protein MDTKRFNLNTALTLIAAYLGLFVGLIDANAINLALPAIRDDLGGGISGAQWTIDAYNITFAAVLLTAGSLGDKFGRRTLLRLGLVTFIAASLACALAPSLPLLLAARAIQGVGAAVMLPQGLAITAAAFPSPVERGRATAAWAMAAAMSTAIGPILGGVLTDSLGWRYIFWLNAPVGVLALLMSYRYLPESRDPDAARFDVPGQTLAMLGLGALTIVLVEGRTMAPAWTAALAVAAVAGIAAFIWSQRRVRHPMLPLDLFRNSRLVAALFATFTMTSGIYGLLLVNSFAFQQQRGASAVATALWFLPMPVTYLVLIPAVNALAHRTGPRLPISGGLALMASGMALYAAVGPQADVWLIELSFVLAGAGLALTTGPAVGLAMSAVPVQRAGLASGVVNLARLVGITVGVAALGSAMAAIGGADGARAATMLGGLVQLIGAAVALAWARAEAPELEKEEVSHA; this is encoded by the coding sequence ATGGACACGAAAAGGTTCAACCTCAACACCGCGTTGACCCTGATCGCCGCCTATCTGGGACTCTTCGTCGGGCTGATCGACGCCAACGCAATCAACCTCGCACTTCCCGCCATCCGTGACGACCTCGGCGGCGGCATCTCGGGCGCGCAGTGGACCATCGACGCCTACAACATCACCTTCGCCGCTGTCCTGCTCACAGCCGGATCGCTGGGCGACAAGTTCGGCCGCCGCACACTGTTGCGCCTTGGGCTAGTGACCTTTATCGCTGCGTCACTGGCCTGCGCGCTGGCTCCGTCATTGCCGTTGCTGCTGGCCGCCCGCGCCATCCAGGGTGTAGGCGCGGCAGTGATGTTGCCGCAGGGCCTGGCCATCACCGCCGCAGCTTTCCCCAGTCCGGTCGAACGCGGCAGGGCGACGGCGGCATGGGCAATGGCCGCCGCCATGAGCACGGCCATCGGGCCCATCCTCGGCGGCGTGCTGACCGACAGCCTCGGCTGGCGCTACATCTTCTGGCTGAACGCGCCCGTCGGCGTGCTCGCGCTGCTCATGTCGTACCGCTATCTACCCGAATCCCGTGACCCGGACGCAGCAAGGTTCGACGTCCCCGGCCAGACGCTGGCGATGCTCGGCCTCGGCGCGCTGACCATCGTCCTTGTCGAAGGCCGGACCATGGCACCCGCGTGGACAGCCGCTCTGGCCGTCGCCGCCGTCGCAGGGATCGCCGCATTCATCTGGAGCCAGCGCCGAGTCCGCCATCCGATGTTGCCGCTGGATCTGTTCCGCAACAGCCGACTGGTCGCCGCGCTGTTCGCCACATTCACCATGACGTCCGGCATCTACGGCCTGCTGTTGGTGAATAGCTTTGCGTTCCAACAACAACGGGGCGCGAGCGCGGTGGCCACCGCGTTGTGGTTCCTACCGATGCCGGTGACGTATCTGGTGTTGATCCCCGCGGTCAACGCGCTGGCCCACCGGACCGGCCCGCGCCTGCCGATCAGCGGCGGACTCGCACTGATGGCATCGGGTATGGCGCTCTACGCCGCGGTCGGGCCGCAGGCCGACGTGTGGCTAATCGAGCTGTCGTTCGTCCTCGCCGGTGCGGGCCTGGCACTCACCACCGGGCCGGCGGTCGGGCTGGCAATGTCGGCGGTGCCCGTGCAACGAGCGGGTCTGGCGTCCGGCGTGGTGAACCTGGCGCGGCTGGTGGGTATCACTGTCGGTGTCGCGGCGCTGGGCAGCGCCATGGCCGCGATCGGAGGCGCCGACGGAGCACGCGCGGCGACGATGCTGGGCGGGTTGGTCCAGCTGATCGGCGCCGCGGTCGCGCTGGCCTGGGCGCGTGCAGAAGCACCAGAGCTGGAGAAAGAGGAGGTCAGCCATGCGTAA
- a CDS encoding J domain-containing protein — protein sequence MTGHSNPYAVLGVTRTATPAEITHAFRAKLRSLHPDTRSSGVGDAELREVLTAYGQLRDPGRRAEYDRAAAVAPPRPPSPDSGPVAPTCTRTNSVGPVQIPVTHRRTDQSPRAERPLWAGPVRRHL from the coding sequence ATGACTGGACATTCCAATCCCTATGCAGTGCTGGGTGTGACACGCACGGCCACACCGGCGGAGATCACGCACGCCTTTCGCGCCAAGCTGCGGTCCCTCCACCCCGACACTCGTTCTTCCGGTGTTGGCGACGCTGAGCTGCGAGAAGTTCTCACCGCCTACGGGCAACTGCGTGACCCCGGCCGCCGCGCCGAATACGATCGCGCGGCCGCGGTGGCTCCCCCGCGACCGCCGTCGCCCGATTCGGGCCCTGTGGCTCCGACATGCACGCGCACGAATTCCGTTGGACCAGTTCAGATTCCGGTCACTCATCGCCGCACCGACCAGTCGCCGCGCGCAGAGCGTCCCTTGTGGGCGGGGCCGGTGCGCCGACATCTCTGA
- a CDS encoding Hsp20/alpha crystallin family protein has product MMLMRTDPFRDLDRWTQQAFGTAARPAVMPMDAWREGEEFIVEFDLPGVTEDSLNLDIERNVLTVRAERPGLNQDREMVSAERPRGVFSRQLFLGDNLDADRIQASYHNGVLRLSIPVAEKAKPRRIKIASSDEKTSINA; this is encoded by the coding sequence ATGATGTTGATGCGTACCGATCCGTTCCGTGATCTCGACCGCTGGACCCAGCAAGCGTTCGGTACCGCGGCGCGCCCGGCAGTGATGCCAATGGACGCTTGGCGCGAGGGCGAGGAATTCATCGTCGAGTTCGACCTGCCGGGCGTGACTGAAGACTCGCTGAATCTCGACATCGAGCGCAATGTGTTGACTGTCCGTGCAGAACGGCCCGGGCTGAATCAGGATCGGGAGATGGTATCGGCGGAGCGGCCGCGCGGAGTCTTCAGTCGCCAGCTGTTCCTCGGCGACAATCTCGACGCCGACCGGATCCAAGCCAGCTACCACAACGGAGTGCTCCGGCTTTCCATCCCGGTCGCCGAGAAAGCCAAACCACGCCGCATCAAGATTGCCAGCAGCGACGAGAAGACATCTATCAACGCCTGA
- a CDS encoding glycosyltransferase family 4 protein, which yields MKVLMVSWEYPPVVVGGLGRHVYNLATALAADGHEIVVLSRRPSGTDPSTHPSTDEIAENVRVIAAAQDPHEFDFGADMMAWTLAMGHSMVRAGLAINDHRNRQWRPDVVHAHDWLVAHPAIALAEYFDVPLVSTIHATEAGRHSGWVAGPISRQVHAVESWLVHESDSLITCSHSMSDEITELFGPGLVETRVIRNGIDATLWPFARRQPRTGTAQLMYLGRLEYEKGIHDAIAALPRIRRAHPGTTLTVAGDGTQLDWLVEQARKYKVLKATTFVGRLDHAELVKLLHSADACVLPSHYEPFGIVALEAAATGIPLVTSNVGGLGEAVINGQTGMSYAPRDVAGIAAAVCAVLDDPDAAQRMAVAARERLTSDFDWHTVANETAQVYLVAKRREREPHRRRVIVEHPLPDR from the coding sequence ATGAAGGTTTTGATGGTGTCGTGGGAGTACCCGCCGGTGGTGGTCGGCGGGCTCGGCAGGCACGTCTACAACTTGGCGACGGCACTCGCGGCAGACGGCCACGAGATCGTCGTGCTGAGCCGTCGGCCCAGCGGAACCGACCCGAGCACACATCCGTCGACCGACGAAATCGCCGAGAACGTACGGGTTATCGCCGCAGCGCAGGACCCACACGAGTTCGACTTCGGCGCCGACATGATGGCGTGGACGCTGGCGATGGGGCATTCGATGGTCCGCGCCGGCCTCGCCATCAACGACCACCGCAACCGACAGTGGCGCCCCGACGTCGTGCACGCTCACGACTGGCTTGTCGCACATCCCGCGATCGCGCTCGCTGAATATTTCGACGTTCCACTGGTTTCCACGATCCATGCCACTGAGGCCGGTAGGCACTCGGGCTGGGTGGCGGGTCCGATCAGCCGCCAGGTGCACGCCGTCGAATCCTGGCTTGTTCACGAATCCGATTCGCTCATCACATGTTCGCACTCGATGAGCGATGAGATCACCGAGCTCTTCGGGCCCGGCCTCGTCGAGACCCGCGTCATCCGCAACGGAATCGATGCGACGCTATGGCCGTTCGCGCGACGCCAGCCCCGAACCGGCACAGCGCAGCTGATGTACCTGGGCCGGCTCGAGTACGAGAAGGGCATTCACGACGCGATCGCGGCCCTTCCTCGCATCAGGCGTGCACACCCCGGCACGACCTTGACCGTCGCAGGCGACGGCACGCAGCTCGACTGGCTGGTCGAGCAGGCGCGAAAGTACAAGGTGCTCAAGGCCACAACGTTCGTCGGCAGGCTTGACCACGCCGAGCTCGTCAAGCTGCTACACAGCGCCGACGCATGCGTATTGCCCAGCCACTATGAACCGTTCGGCATCGTCGCGCTCGAAGCGGCGGCCACTGGCATCCCGCTCGTCACGTCCAACGTCGGCGGACTCGGCGAGGCGGTGATCAACGGGCAGACCGGAATGTCGTATGCCCCCCGCGATGTCGCAGGCATTGCTGCTGCGGTATGCGCAGTGCTCGACGACCCCGACGCCGCTCAGCGGATGGCAGTCGCTGCCCGCGAGCGACTCACCTCCGACTTCGACTGGCACACCGTCGCCAACGAGACCGCGCAGGTGTACCTGGTCGCCAAGCGCCGCGAACGCGAACCGCACCGGCGTCGCGTCATCGTCGAGCACCCGTTGCCTGACCGCTGA
- a CDS encoding 1,4-alpha-glucan branching protein domain-containing protein, with protein sequence MTSSEPVPHVAGPPAPRSYVAGPPAPGLFTLVLHTHLPWLAHHGRWPVGEEWLYQSWSAAYLPLMRVLRTLADEDRKHVVTLGMTPVVTAQLDDPYCLSGMHHWLANWRLRALEATTLAEPLRAFGIREQAEAEQALEDFATLWRHGGSPLLRGLIDAGTIELLGGPLSHPFQPLLNPRLREFALREGLADAGQRFAHTPKGIWAPECAYAPGMEIDYAAAGVGHFMVDGPSLHGDTALGRPVGSSNVVAFGRDLQVSYRVWSPKSGYPGHAAYRDFHTYDHVTGLKPARVTGRNVPSDAKAPYDAERADRAVDVHVEDFVGMVRERLISESERIGRPAHVVAAFDTELFGHWWYEGPVWLERVLRALPAAGVRVGTLSDAVADGFVGAPVELPPSSWGSGKDWQVWAGEKVADLVQLNTEVVDTALTTVDKALGETDAPPARNFVADQILRETLLTVSSDWPFMVSKDSAADYARYRAHLHAHATREIAGALASGRSEHAQRLAEGWNRADGLFGALDARRLPR encoded by the coding sequence GTGACCAGTTCCGAACCCGTACCCCATGTCGCCGGCCCTCCGGCTCCCCGGTCCTATGTCGCCGGCCCTCCGGCTCCGGGGCTCTTCACCCTCGTCCTTCACACACATCTGCCGTGGCTAGCGCACCACGGCCGCTGGCCCGTCGGCGAGGAGTGGCTCTACCAGTCGTGGTCGGCGGCCTATCTGCCGTTGATGCGAGTGCTGCGCACGCTCGCCGACGAGGATCGCAAGCATGTCGTGACGCTCGGAATGACGCCGGTGGTCACGGCGCAGCTCGACGATCCGTACTGCCTGTCCGGCATGCACCACTGGCTGGCGAACTGGCGGCTGCGGGCGCTGGAGGCCACGACGCTTGCGGAACCGTTGCGCGCCTTCGGGATTCGTGAACAAGCAGAGGCAGAGCAGGCACTCGAAGACTTCGCGACGCTGTGGCGGCACGGAGGCAGTCCGTTGTTGCGGGGTCTGATCGACGCGGGCACCATCGAACTGCTCGGGGGCCCGCTGTCGCATCCCTTCCAGCCGCTGCTCAATCCGCGACTGCGCGAGTTCGCATTGCGCGAGGGCCTCGCAGACGCCGGCCAGCGGTTCGCACACACGCCGAAGGGCATCTGGGCTCCGGAGTGCGCGTATGCGCCGGGCATGGAAATCGATTACGCCGCAGCAGGTGTCGGCCACTTCATGGTGGACGGCCCGTCATTGCACGGCGACACCGCGCTGGGACGGCCGGTCGGCTCGTCGAACGTCGTGGCGTTCGGGCGCGATCTGCAGGTCAGCTACCGGGTGTGGTCGCCGAAGTCGGGCTACCCCGGCCATGCCGCCTATCGCGATTTCCACACCTACGATCACGTGACCGGCCTCAAACCGGCACGCGTCACGGGCCGCAACGTGCCCTCGGATGCCAAGGCGCCCTACGACGCTGAACGCGCGGACCGGGCGGTCGACGTGCACGTCGAGGACTTCGTCGGCATGGTGCGCGAACGCCTCATCAGCGAGTCCGAACGCATCGGCAGGCCCGCGCATGTAGTGGCGGCGTTCGACACCGAACTATTCGGACACTGGTGGTATGAGGGCCCGGTGTGGCTGGAGCGGGTGCTGCGGGCACTGCCAGCGGCCGGGGTTCGGGTGGGGACGCTGTCGGATGCGGTCGCGGACGGATTCGTCGGCGCGCCGGTCGAATTGCCGCCCAGCTCTTGGGGTTCGGGCAAGGACTGGCAGGTATGGGCCGGCGAGAAGGTCGCCGATCTGGTGCAGCTGAACACCGAGGTCGTCGACACCGCGCTGACTACCGTGGACAAGGCGCTCGGCGAGACCGACGCACCGCCGGCCCGTAACTTCGTCGCCGACCAGATCCTGCGCGAAACCCTGCTCACCGTCTCCAGCGACTGGCCGTTCATGGTGAGCAAGGACTCCGCTGCCGACTACGCGCGCTACCGGGCACACCTCCACGCGCATGCCACTCGCGAGATTGCAGGCGCGCTGGCGTCGGGCCGCAGCGAGCACGCTCAACGCCTGGCCGAAGGCTGGAACCGCGCCGACGGTTTGTTCGGCGCACTCGACGCAAGGCGCCTCCCCCGATGA
- a CDS encoding class I SAM-dependent methyltransferase, translating into MSAFVTNGPLGDNELPLTGERTIPGLAEENYWFRRHEVVYERLASRCAGRDVLEAGCGEGYGADLIAGVARRVIGLDYDESAVAHVRARYPRVQMLHGNLAELPLDNGTADVVVNFQVIEHLWDQGQFVAECFRVLRPGGVLLMSTPNRITFSPGRDTPINPFHTRELNAAELTELLTAAGFSLESMLGVFHGPRLTELDARHGGSIIDAQIARAVADAPWSEDLLADVASVTIDDFDLTADRDIDDSLDLVAIAVRP; encoded by the coding sequence ATGAGCGCATTCGTTACCAACGGTCCGCTTGGGGACAACGAGTTGCCTTTGACAGGCGAACGCACGATTCCCGGGCTGGCGGAGGAGAACTACTGGTTCCGCCGCCATGAGGTGGTCTATGAGCGGTTGGCCAGTCGCTGCGCCGGTCGCGACGTGCTCGAGGCCGGCTGCGGCGAAGGCTACGGCGCCGACCTGATCGCCGGTGTGGCGCGCCGGGTGATCGGGCTCGACTACGACGAGTCGGCCGTCGCCCACGTGCGGGCCCGGTATCCGCGGGTGCAGATGCTGCACGGCAATCTGGCCGAACTGCCCTTGGACAACGGGACCGCCGATGTCGTCGTCAACTTCCAGGTGATCGAACACCTGTGGGATCAAGGACAATTCGTGGCCGAGTGTTTCCGAGTTTTGCGTCCCGGCGGTGTGCTGCTGATGTCGACGCCGAACCGGATCACCTTCTCGCCCGGCCGCGACACCCCGATCAACCCCTTCCACACCCGCGAGCTCAACGCCGCGGAGCTGACCGAATTGCTGACGGCGGCGGGCTTTTCGCTCGAATCGATGCTCGGGGTCTTTCACGGCCCGCGGTTGACGGAACTCGATGCGCGGCATGGCGGTTCGATCATCGACGCCCAGATCGCTCGCGCGGTCGCCGACGCGCCGTGGTCCGAGGATCTGCTCGCCGATGTCGCCTCGGTGACCATCGACGACTTCGACCTGACTGCCGACAGAGACATCGACGACAGTCTGGACCTGGTCGCAATCGCGGTGCGGCCGTGA
- a CDS encoding electron transfer flavoprotein subunit beta/FixA family protein produces MTNIVVLIKQVPDTWSERKLTDGDYTLDREAADAVLDEINERAVEEALLIKEKEAANGAESTVTVLTAGPERATEAIRKALSMGADKAVHLLDEGLHGSDLIQTGWALARALGTIEGTELVIAGNEATDGVGGAVPAVIAEYLGLPQLTHLRKVSVEGGKVTGERETDDGVFTVEAPLPAVVSVNEKINEPRFPSFKGIMAAKKKEVTTLTLAEIGVEADEVGVANAGTKVTASTPKPPKTAGEKVTDEGDGGTKVAEYLVAQKII; encoded by the coding sequence ATGACGAACATCGTGGTCCTGATCAAACAGGTCCCTGACACGTGGTCGGAGCGCAAGCTGACCGACGGCGATTACACCCTCGACCGTGAGGCCGCCGATGCCGTGCTCGACGAGATCAACGAGCGCGCCGTCGAGGAGGCGCTGCTGATCAAGGAGAAGGAAGCCGCCAACGGCGCCGAGAGCACTGTGACAGTGCTCACAGCGGGTCCCGAGCGTGCGACCGAGGCCATCCGCAAGGCCCTGTCCATGGGTGCCGACAAGGCCGTGCACCTGCTCGACGAGGGCCTGCACGGCTCGGATCTGATCCAGACGGGTTGGGCGCTGGCCCGCGCGCTGGGCACCATCGAGGGCACCGAGCTGGTCATCGCCGGCAACGAGGCCACCGACGGTGTCGGCGGCGCGGTACCTGCTGTGATTGCCGAGTACCTGGGCCTGCCGCAGTTGACGCACCTGCGCAAGGTGTCCGTCGAGGGCGGCAAGGTCACCGGCGAGCGCGAGACCGACGACGGCGTGTTCACGGTTGAGGCGCCGCTGCCCGCAGTGGTCAGCGTGAACGAGAAGATCAACGAGCCGCGCTTCCCGTCCTTCAAGGGCATCATGGCCGCCAAGAAGAAGGAAGTGACGACGCTGACGCTGGCCGAGATCGGTGTCGAGGCCGACGAGGTCGGCGTCGCCAACGCCGGTACCAAGGTCACCGCGTCGACTCCGAAGCCGCCGAAGACGGCAGGCGAGAAGGTCACCGACGAGGGCGACGGCGGCACGAAAGTCGCCGAGTACCTGGTTGCCCAGAAGATCATCTAG
- a CDS encoding electron transfer flavoprotein subunit alpha/FixB family protein, whose translation MAEVLVLVEHADGAVKKITAELITAARKLGEPSAVVVGKPGTAAALTDALKEAGAAKIYVAESDDAENYLITPYVDVLAALVESAAPAGVLLAASADGKEIGGRLAARTGAGLLTDVVEVKDGGKAIHSIFGGAFTVEAEATGDTPVITVRPGAIEAEPAAGAGEVVNVEVPAQAENATKITKREPAVAGDRPELTEATIVVSGGRGVGSAENFNVVEELADSLGAAVGASRAAVDSGYYPGQFQVGQTGKTVSPQLYIALGISGAIQHRAGMQTSKTIIAVNKDEEAPIFEIADLGIVGDLFKVAPQLTEAVKARKG comes from the coding sequence ATGGCTGAAGTACTTGTGCTCGTCGAGCACGCCGATGGTGCGGTGAAGAAGATCACCGCCGAACTGATCACCGCAGCCCGCAAGCTGGGCGAGCCCTCCGCCGTCGTGGTGGGCAAGCCGGGCACTGCCGCGGCGCTGACGGACGCGCTGAAGGAGGCCGGCGCCGCCAAGATCTACGTCGCCGAGTCCGACGACGCGGAAAACTACCTGATCACGCCGTACGTGGACGTGCTGGCCGCGCTGGTCGAGTCGGCCGCGCCCGCTGGTGTGCTGTTGGCAGCCAGCGCCGACGGCAAAGAGATCGGGGGCCGGCTGGCCGCGCGCACCGGCGCCGGTCTGCTGACCGATGTCGTCGAGGTCAAGGACGGCGGAAAGGCCATCCACTCGATCTTCGGTGGTGCGTTCACCGTCGAGGCCGAGGCCACCGGCGACACACCGGTCATCACCGTCCGCCCGGGTGCGATCGAAGCCGAGCCCGCCGCGGGTGCCGGTGAGGTCGTTAACGTCGAGGTGCCTGCACAAGCCGAGAATGCGACGAAGATCACCAAGCGTGAGCCCGCCGTCGCAGGCGATCGTCCGGAGCTCACCGAGGCCACTATCGTCGTCTCCGGCGGTCGCGGTGTCGGCAGCGCCGAAAACTTCAACGTGGTCGAGGAATTGGCCGACTCACTGGGTGCCGCCGTCGGTGCCTCGCGTGCGGCCGTCGACTCCGGCTACTACCCGGGCCAGTTCCAGGTGGGCCAGACCGGTAAGACCGTGTCGCCGCAGCTGTACATCGCGCTGGGCATCTCCGGTGCGATCCAGCACCGCGCTGGCATGCAGACGTCCAAGACGATCATCGCGGTGAACAAGGACGAAGAGGCGCCGATCTTCGAGATCGCCGACCTCGGCATCGTCGGCGACCTGTTCAAGGTCGCGCCGCAGCTGACCGAGGCCGTCAAGGCCCGCAAGGGTTAA
- a CDS encoding GNAT family N-acetyltransferase → MSTASVLIAADPPTLSSDTPRYTLLLSTDPALIEAAQRLRHDVFTSEPGFEVSGASPGFEAGRDADRFDEHCDHLIVREDNTGELVGCYRMLPPPGAIAAGGLYTATEFNVEGLDPLRPSLVEMGRAVVREDHRNGGVVLLMWAGILAYLDRCGYDYVTGCVSVPVHGPEDAAPGSQIRGVRDFVRRRHAAPEPYTVYPYRPVTVDGRGLDDIEPPRRVGMPPLMRGYLRLGARVCGEPAHDPDFGVGDFPALLDKRQADTRYLRRLRSVGAAAAMADGMSS, encoded by the coding sequence ATGAGCACTGCTTCTGTACTCATCGCCGCAGACCCGCCGACCCTCTCATCAGACACCCCCCGCTACACCCTGCTGTTGTCCACCGACCCTGCGCTCATCGAGGCTGCGCAGCGCCTGCGTCACGACGTGTTCACCTCCGAGCCGGGTTTCGAAGTATCGGGCGCGAGCCCGGGATTTGAAGCCGGCCGTGACGCCGACCGGTTCGACGAGCACTGCGACCACCTGATCGTCCGCGAAGACAACACTGGGGAACTTGTCGGCTGCTATCGGATGCTGCCGCCGCCGGGAGCCATCGCGGCCGGAGGCCTTTACACCGCAACAGAATTCAACGTCGAAGGGCTCGACCCGCTGCGGCCGTCGCTGGTCGAAATGGGCCGCGCCGTGGTGCGCGAAGACCATCGCAACGGCGGTGTGGTGCTGCTGATGTGGGCAGGCATCCTGGCCTATCTGGACCGCTGCGGCTACGACTACGTCACCGGCTGTGTGTCCGTCCCCGTCCACGGTCCCGAGGACGCTGCACCGGGCAGCCAGATCCGGGGCGTGCGCGACTTCGTGCGCCGCAGGCATGCCGCGCCCGAGCCGTACACGGTGTATCCGTACCGGCCGGTGACGGTCGACGGGCGAGGCCTCGACGACATCGAGCCGCCACGCCGCGTTGGCATGCCGCCGCTGATGCGCGGCTACCTGCGGCTCGGCGCCCGGGTCTGCGGCGAACCCGCGCATGATCCGGACTTCGGCGTCGGCGATTTCCCGGCCCTACTGGACAAGCGTCAGGCCGACACCCGCTATCTGCGCAGGCTGCGCTCGGTAGGGGCGGCCGCCGCGATGGCCGACGGGATGTCGTCATGA
- a CDS encoding lysophospholipid acyltransferase family protein gives MTVEHSWIPRATCDASCVHTDSATGHSVAVAWRIAVRATFAVILLFALPLLAVPMPGRSHIQRGYCRLMLRCLGVRITVSGGPIRNLRGVLVVSGHVSWVDIFAIGAVMPGSFVARADLIDWPALGVLARIMKVIPIDRTSLRRLPDVVSTVAGRLRAGHTVVAFPEGTTWCGLAYGPFRPAMFQAAVDAGRPVQPLRLSYHHRDGRPSTLAAFVGDDTLLTSIRRMVGSRRTVIHVQVESLQLPGASRRDLAARCEAAVRGDAARRGHGHVLVA, from the coding sequence ATGACCGTCGAGCATTCCTGGATTCCCCGCGCGACCTGCGACGCCAGCTGTGTGCACACCGACTCCGCGACCGGTCATTCGGTGGCCGTCGCATGGCGCATTGCTGTGCGGGCGACATTCGCGGTGATATTGCTCTTTGCATTGCCACTGCTGGCCGTCCCGATGCCGGGGCGTTCGCACATTCAACGGGGCTACTGCCGGCTGATGCTGCGCTGTCTCGGCGTGCGAATCACGGTGTCCGGCGGGCCGATTCGAAACCTGCGCGGGGTGCTGGTGGTCAGTGGCCACGTGTCGTGGGTGGACATCTTCGCAATCGGCGCCGTCATGCCGGGTTCGTTCGTGGCCCGCGCCGACCTCATCGACTGGCCCGCCCTTGGTGTTCTCGCCCGCATCATGAAGGTCATCCCGATCGACCGGACCAGCTTGCGGCGTCTGCCCGATGTGGTGAGCACCGTCGCGGGCAGGCTGCGCGCGGGTCACACCGTCGTCGCGTTCCCTGAAGGAACCACGTGGTGCGGGTTGGCCTACGGCCCGTTCCGGCCAGCGATGTTCCAGGCCGCCGTCGACGCTGGCAGGCCCGTGCAGCCGCTCCGGCTCAGTTATCACCATCGCGACGGCCGACCGTCGACGTTGGCGGCGTTCGTCGGCGACGACACGCTGTTGACCTCGATCCGCAGGATGGTCGGCAGCCGCCGCACGGTCATTCACGTGCAGGTCGAGTCGCTGCAGCTGCCGGGGGCATCCCGGCGCGATTTGGCGGCGCGTTGCGAGGCGGCGGTCCGCGGAGATGCGGCACGGCGCGGTCACGGGCACGTCCTGGTGGCCTGA